Proteins found in one Miscanthus floridulus cultivar M001 chromosome 4, ASM1932011v1, whole genome shotgun sequence genomic segment:
- the LOC136547910 gene encoding F-box/LRR-repeat protein At1g55660-like has translation MGVVTRAKRRRLEKEERLADRISSLPDGVLGDIVSLLPTKDGARTQVLSSRWRHLWRSAPLNLDFHGDPIGIHARDISSILSSHPGPCRRIAMPYGYLDYDYPTTATRYGWLRSPALDKLQELQFGNGPLLPWVVHRFSPTLCVARFSGCRIPDGNDASPLQLPFLKQLSLIDVGISESFLHALLTGCPVLESLMLLHSGFHRLQIVSSTLRSIGVVNSCYFRKQLVIKAAPCLERLLYFGGTEMNISVIYAPRLAILGKLFNGRPRLQFGAMVFQGSTVVRMSGAVVSGVKILALHDVQLCPDAVINLLQCFPHLQKLYIEVSEVSGEDWCTYRKLTSTLDTDVRKIVLRNYRGNRPHINLARFFVSNARVLELMRFEKEGTNITTKWIERQQRLLQIKKSASRGVQFDFVSPNILIGSFEDRRAEQVHDLSADPFDRFPD, from the exons ATGGGAGTGGTCACCAGAGCCAAGAGGAGGAGGCTGGAAAAGGAAGAGCGCCTTGCCGACCGGATCAGCAGCCTCCCTGACGGCGTCCTCGGCGACATCGTCTCCCTTCTCCCCACCAAAGACGGCGCCCGCACGCAGGTGCTGTCCTCCCGCTGGCGGCACCTATGGCGCTCCGCTCCTCTCAACCTCGACTTCCACGGCGACCCAATTGGCATCCACGCCAGAGATATCTCCAGTATCCTCTCTTCGCACCCTGGCCCCTGCCGCCGCATCGCCATGCCTTACGGCTACCTGGACTATGACTATCCCACCACAGCGACACGGTATGGCTGGCTCCGGTCACCCGCCCTCGacaagctccaggagctccagttCGGCAACGGTCCGCTACTGCCATGGGTAGTACACCGATTCTCGCCCACGCTTTGCGTCGCCCGCTTCAGTGGCTGCAGGATCCCTGATGGAAACGATGCCAGCCCACTCCAATTGCCGTTTCTCAAGCAGCTGTCACTTATAGATGTCGGTATCTCAGAGAGCTTTCTGCATGCCTTACTCACCGGCTGCCCTGTCCTGGAGAGCCTAATGCTACTTCACAGCGGCTTCCATCGACTGCAAATcgtgtcttctaccctcagaagTATCGGGGTGGTGAATTCCTGTTATTTTCGTAAGCAGCTCGTCATCAAGGCTGCCCCATGTCTAGAAAGATTACTATATTTTGGAGGAACTGAAATGAACATCTCGGTAATCTATGCACCAAGATTAGCTATTTTGGGGAAACTCTTTAATGGCCGTCCCAGGCTTCAGTTTGGGGCCATGGTTTTTCAG GGATCAACCGTTGTTAGAATGTCAGGAGCAGTGGTGAGCGGTGTGAAGATTCTTGCCTTACATGATGTCCAACTCTGCCCGGATGCGGTTATTAACTTATTGCAGTGCTTTCCACacctgcagaaattgtacatagAGGTCAGTGA AGTTTCGGGGGAAGATTGGTGTACGTACAGGAAACTTACTAGTACCCTTGACACTGATGTGAGGAAAATTGTGCTAAGAAATTATCGAGGCAACAGGCCACATATTAACTTGGCGAGGTTCTTTGTATCAAATGCAAGAGTGCTGGAGTTAATGAGGTTTGAGAAAGAAGGCACAAACATTACCACCAAATGGATTGAAAGGCAACAGAGGCTGCTCCAGATCAAAAAGAGCGCTTCTAGGGGTGTTCAGTTCGACTTTGTATCTCCCAACATATTGATTGGATCTTTTGAGGACCGACGTGCCGAGCAAGTACACGATCTATCAGCCGACCCTTTTGACAGGTTTCCTGACTAG
- the LOC136550812 gene encoding putative F-box/LRR-repeat protein At3g28410, whose amino-acid sequence MGMVTRAKRRRQEEEEHLADRISSLPDGVLGDIVSLLPTKDAARTQVLSSRWRHIWRSAPLNLDFHDDHVGILASDISSILTAHRGPGRRFVMPRRYRGMEYPTSTTRDGWLRSPSLDNLQELEFSGNSLLLPSVHRFSPTLCIARFSDCSFLAGGNDAGPLHWLLLKQLILFNVTIPESSLHAWLAGCPVLESLLLLHNRYLSRLQIVSRSLRSIGVHSSSIQQLVIEDAPCLERLLHFGGTQMNITVMSAPRLATLGKLFDGFSMLQFGATVFQGAVVSSVKVLALYDVKLCLDAVINLLQCFPHLQKLYINLSLRTRG is encoded by the exons ATGGGGATGGTCACCAGAGCCAAGAGGAGGAGGCAGgaagaggaagagcaccttgCCGACCGCATCAGCAGCCTCCCTGACGGCGTCCTCGGTGACATTGTGTCCCTTCTCCCCACCAAAGACGCCGCCCGCACGCAGGTGCTCTCCTCCCGGTGGCGCCACATCTGGCGCTCCGCTCCTCTCAACCTCGACTTCCACGACGACCACGTTGGCATCCTCGCCAGCGATATCTCCAGCATCCTCACTGCGCACCGTGGCCCTGGCCGCCGTTTCGTCATGCCTCGCCGCTACCGTGGCATGGAGTATCCCACCTCGACGACCCGGGATGGCTGGCTCCGGTCACCCTCTCTGGACAACCTCCAGGAGCTCGAGTTCTCCGGCAACAGTCTGCTGCTGCCATCAGTACACCGCTTCTCGCCCACCCTTTGCATCGCCCGCTTCAGTGACTGCAGTTTCCTAGCAGGCGGAAACGACGCTGGCCCGCTCCATTGGCTGCTTCTCAAGCAGCTGATTCTTTTCAATGTCACCATCCCGGAGAGCTCGCTGCACGCCTGGCTCGCCGGCTGCCCTGTCCTGGAGAGCTTGCTGCTACTTCACAACAGGTACCTTTCAAGGCTGCAAATCGTGTCCCGTAGCCTCAGAAGTATCGGTGTGCATTCCAGTTCTATACAGCAGCTCGTCATCGAGGACGCCCCGTGTCTAGAAAGACTACTACATTTTGGAGGAACTCAAATGAACATCACAGTAATGTCTGCACCAAGGTTGGCTACTTTGGGGAAACTCTTTGACGGCTTTTCCATGCTTCAGTTTGGGGCCACGGTTTTTCAG GGAGCGGTGGTGAGCAGTGTGAAGGTTCTTGCCTTATATGATGTCAAACTTTGCCTGGATGCGGTTATTAACTTATTGCAGTGCTTTCCCCACTTGCAGAAGTTGTACATCAACCTGAGTCTCCGTACCAGAGG ATAA